In a single window of the Leptospira barantonii genome:
- a CDS encoding FapA family protein, whose product MGSLLPFLEDQGRELDRIQKEQVEVYGDTLENSLRLAAKHLKKQIHELDYVVLKRGKKKLFGHEPWHIRVSILPEDNFLDELTELDQKLTGGSGKLVSKDLKEFIQPKDKDGRSLVQILRNGVYLTVFPPLGEGRSVEMDEVSKKIVLRGISGEDDKLVRKIVKDAKGEPILISEQKPRQGMEAKLILDITSDKMKAKVTILPPRPGGRDLDVRDIVNHLKNAGVKYGFKEDEIQKKLEDEFYNQPFLAAEGDFPINGKNAQIIYHVRTSKNVSFREDETGRVDFKDLDLIENVVVGQLLAEKIPAEKGKYGRTLFNELLPAKDGIDTDLKQGKGTILSEDRSKLTAEVNGQVVFATGRLSVETVYRVNGDVGIKTGNVTFLGSIVITGNVEDNYSVKAAGNIEIYGTVQKARVEADGDIIIRQGISGREEAHIESTGGNVIAKFIQSATVITEKDVLVQEGILHSFVSAGGKILCNGKRGQIVGGTVRASELIGARSIGSSANPATELVVGIDPKVLKQIADYEAKMHESQTKHEQVFKSLKTLQARKESDPASFTEDHENQLGKMQKAVEKLDSRIKEFETEINNLKNYMEEKSSHGKISIEKVLYGGVTMKIRNSDYKTRNEIKNKTFVEENGMIRQVPYEDPEPDKKDWRKKRNRGN is encoded by the coding sequence ATGGGTTCCCTACTACCATTCTTAGAAGACCAAGGCCGGGAACTGGATCGAATCCAGAAAGAACAAGTAGAAGTGTACGGAGATACGCTTGAAAATTCTCTCCGTCTCGCGGCCAAACATCTCAAAAAACAAATCCACGAACTGGACTACGTAGTTTTAAAACGCGGAAAGAAAAAACTTTTCGGTCATGAACCCTGGCATATCCGAGTTTCTATTCTTCCCGAAGACAACTTCCTCGACGAACTTACAGAACTCGATCAAAAACTTACGGGCGGTTCGGGCAAACTCGTTTCCAAGGATCTCAAGGAATTCATCCAGCCCAAGGACAAAGACGGAAGATCTTTGGTTCAAATTCTTCGCAACGGAGTTTATCTCACCGTCTTCCCACCGTTAGGCGAGGGTCGCTCGGTGGAGATGGACGAGGTTTCCAAGAAAATCGTTCTTCGTGGAATTTCCGGTGAAGACGATAAACTCGTCCGTAAGATCGTAAAGGACGCAAAGGGCGAACCCATTCTCATCTCGGAACAAAAACCGAGACAGGGTATGGAAGCAAAACTCATTCTCGACATCACCTCGGACAAGATGAAGGCGAAAGTCACCATTCTTCCCCCAAGACCGGGCGGAAGAGATTTGGACGTACGAGACATCGTCAATCATCTCAAAAACGCCGGAGTCAAATACGGATTCAAAGAAGACGAGATCCAAAAAAAACTCGAAGACGAGTTTTACAATCAACCCTTCCTCGCCGCGGAAGGGGACTTTCCGATCAACGGTAAAAACGCACAGATCATCTATCACGTTCGTACTTCCAAAAACGTTTCTTTCCGTGAGGACGAAACCGGAAGAGTGGACTTCAAGGATTTGGATCTCATCGAAAACGTCGTGGTCGGTCAGTTGCTCGCCGAAAAAATTCCGGCGGAAAAAGGAAAATACGGTCGTACTCTTTTTAACGAACTTCTTCCCGCGAAAGACGGAATCGATACGGATCTGAAACAAGGTAAGGGAACCATTCTTTCCGAAGACAGAAGCAAACTCACCGCAGAAGTCAACGGTCAGGTTGTGTTTGCGACGGGAAGACTTTCTGTGGAAACCGTATATCGAGTCAACGGAGACGTCGGTATCAAAACCGGGAACGTCACCTTTCTCGGTTCGATCGTAATTACGGGTAACGTGGAAGACAATTATTCCGTGAAGGCCGCGGGAAACATCGAAATCTACGGAACGGTTCAAAAGGCGAGAGTGGAAGCCGACGGAGACATCATCATTCGTCAGGGAATTTCAGGAAGGGAAGAAGCTCATATCGAATCCACGGGCGGAAACGTAATTGCAAAGTTTATCCAGAGCGCGACTGTCATCACCGAAAAAGACGTTCTGGTTCAGGAAGGTATTCTACATTCTTTCGTAAGTGCGGGCGGTAAAATTCTCTGCAACGGAAAACGAGGTCAGATCGTGGGTGGAACGGTGCGCGCTTCCGAACTCATCGGTGCGAGAAGCATCGGTTCTTCCGCGAACCCGGCGACCGAACTCGTGGTCGGGATCGATCCGAAGGTTCTCAAGCAGATCGCGGATTACGAAGCGAAGATGCACGAGAGTCAGACCAAACACGAACAGGTTTTTAAAAGTCTTAAGACCCTTCAGGCCAGAAAAGAATCCGACCCGGCTTCGTTTACGGAAGATCACGAGAATCAACTCGGTAAGATGCAAAAGGCGGTTGAAAAATTGGATTCTCGGATCAAGGAATTCGAAACCGAAATCAACAACCTCAAGAACTACATGGAAGAAAAATCTTCCCACGGTAAGATCAGCATCGAAAAGGTTCTCTATGGCGGCGTGACGATGAAAATCCGAAACTCGGATTACAAAACTCGGAACGAAATCAAGAACAAGACCTTTGTCGAAGAGAACGGAATGATTCGTCAGGTGCCCTACGAAGATCCGGAACCGGACAAAAAAGACTGGAGAAAAAAACGGAACCGTGGTAATTAA